The uncultured Carboxylicivirga sp. genomic interval TTAGATGTTTTGTTCAAAGATAATAGATAAGCCTACAGTTTTTAAGGGAAGCGTGTGTTTTTTGGTTTGGCATTTAGTTAAAATACTGCTAATATTGTAATACTATCGCTTACTTAATTAAAAAGTGCAGATAAACTTCATATTTGTCTGACTTAGGATAATTAACAAACAAAGACAAATGCCTTATAAAGAAAAAAAGGTTGAGAAACTGTATTACTCAATCGGCGAAGTTGCTGATATGTTTGAGGTTAACACTTCGTTAATTCGTTTTTGGGAAAAAGAGTTTGATGTGATTAAACCGCATAAAAACAAAAAAGGTAATCGCATGTTTACTCCCAAGGATATTGAAAACTTCCACCTTATCTATCATCTTGTTAAAGAAAAAGGAATGACCTTGAAAGGGGCACAGAAAAAACTAAAAGAAAACAGAGATGATACGGTACATGATTTTGAAGTAGTATCAAAATTAAAAGAAATACGAGAGTTACTGATTGAGGTTAGAGATAATATTGATAGTTAATGAATAATACAATAAGCGATGTGGTTAATGTGATGGAGCAGTTTGCGCCATCGGCATTGAAAGAAGATTTCGATAATGTTGGTTTGTTATTAGGCGAAGCCCAAGCAGAGGTGAAAGGTGTTTTGATTACATTGGATATTACCGAAAAAATTATTGATGAAGCCATTGCAAAAGGTTGTAATATGGTAGTTTCGCATCATCCTATCATGCTTTCAGGTGTTAAAAAACTAACCGGAGCAAATGACATGGAGCGTGTCATACTAAAAGCTATTAAAAATGATATAGCCATTTATTCTTCACACACTAATGCCGATTCTGTAATGAATGGCGTTAGCGGGAAAATGTGCGAAAAGCTGGGTTTACGAAATTGTAAAATTCTGGATGCTAAAAAAGACGCCTTAGTAAAATTGGTTGTTTATGTTCCAAAAGAATATGCCGAGGTTGTTCGGAATGCCATATTTGAAGCAGGAGCAGGTGTAATTGGCGAGTATGATTCGTGCAGTTTTAATGTGGAAGGAAAAGGGACTTTTAAGGCAGGTGATCAAACTAATCCTTTTGTGGGAGAGAAAGGTGAATTACATTTTGAGGATGAAGTACGTATCGAAACCATTATGCCATCGTTTATTCAACGAAAGGTTGTAAATACGATGCTAGAGCAACATCCTTACGAAGAGGTTGCTTATGATATTTATCCTTTAAAAAATGATTGGAAAACCAAAGGTATTGGTATGGTTGGTGAGCTTGAAACAGAGGTTGATGAGCTGACTTTTCTTAAGCATGTAAAAGAAATATTTAAAGTTGGAAGCATCAGACATACCGATTTATTGAATAAAAAAGTAAAGAAAGTAGCTGTTTGTGGTGGGTCAGGAAGTTTTTTACTGCGTAAAGCAATGGCCGAAAAGGCAGATGTATTTATTACGGGAGACTTTAAATATCACCAGTTTTTTGATGCAGAACAAAGAATTGTAATTGCAGATATTGGACATTTTGAGAGTGAACAATACACTAAAGAAGTTTTTTTTGAGTTACTTACAAAAAAATTCTCTAATTTTGCAATCCATTTATCAATTGAGAATACCAATCCAGTAAATTATTTATAAAGAATGGCAAATATAGATCCAAAAGCAAAAGAAAAAGAGATGTCAGTAGAAGAAAGACT includes:
- a CDS encoding Nif3-like dinuclear metal center hexameric protein, producing MNNTISDVVNVMEQFAPSALKEDFDNVGLLLGEAQAEVKGVLITLDITEKIIDEAIAKGCNMVVSHHPIMLSGVKKLTGANDMERVILKAIKNDIAIYSSHTNADSVMNGVSGKMCEKLGLRNCKILDAKKDALVKLVVYVPKEYAEVVRNAIFEAGAGVIGEYDSCSFNVEGKGTFKAGDQTNPFVGEKGELHFEDEVRIETIMPSFIQRKVVNTMLEQHPYEEVAYDIYPLKNDWKTKGIGMVGELETEVDELTFLKHVKEIFKVGSIRHTDLLNKKVKKVAVCGGSGSFLLRKAMAEKADVFITGDFKYHQFFDAEQRIVIADIGHFESEQYTKEVFFELLTKKFSNFAIHLSIENTNPVNYL
- a CDS encoding MerR family transcriptional regulator codes for the protein MPYKEKKVEKLYYSIGEVADMFEVNTSLIRFWEKEFDVIKPHKNKKGNRMFTPKDIENFHLIYHLVKEKGMTLKGAQKKLKENRDDTVHDFEVVSKLKEIRELLIEVRDNIDS